In the Helianthus annuus cultivar XRQ/B chromosome 11, HanXRQr2.0-SUNRISE, whole genome shotgun sequence genome, one interval contains:
- the LOC110888418 gene encoding uncharacterized protein LOC110888418 yields the protein MTIALSAKNKLGFVDGSITAEAQHVNLWKRCNDMVISWIINTLTRDIGESVLYVQTAAQLWKELNDRYGQANGAKYYQLHKSLCEISQGSSNIALYFSKIKSIWDEISSLSSISTCSCGASAELAKRDEEQKLIQFLMGLNSAYDNVRGNILMMQPLPLISTAYSLSIQDEKQKEIHPIGARNVC from the coding sequence ATGACAATTGCTCTATCAGCAAAGAATAAGCTAGGGTTTGTCGATGGTTCCATCACAGCCGAAGCACAACATGTCAATCTGTGGAAGCGATGTAATGATATGGTGATTTCGTGGATAATCAACACTCTTACTAGAGACATAGGTGAAAGTGTTCTATATGTGCAAACTGCTGCACAATTGTGGAAAGAATTGAATGATCGATATGGTCAGGCTAATGGTGCAAAGTACTATCAACTACATAAAAGTTTATGTGAAATTTCACAGGGTAGTAGTAATATTGCACTCTATTTCTCCAAGATTAAGAGCATTTGGGATGAGATAAGTTCGTTGTCTTCAATTTCTACATGTTCATGTGGTGCTTCTGCAGAATTAGCAAAAAGAGACGAAGAACAAAAGTTGATCCAGTTTCTCATGGGATTGAATTCAGCTTATGATAATGTTAGAGGAAATATTCTAATGATGCAACCCTTGCCTTTAATTAGTACTGCATACTCTCTTTCGATTCAAGATGAGAAACAAAAGGAGATTCATCCTAttggtgcacggaatgtctgttga
- the LOC110890519 gene encoding probable protein phosphatase 2C 34, protein MMGRFSSMLDGLARTFSTSKRGANSSQCGGKEAAEAMAKDAKKNEMILRSSGTVNAKGSNNFASVCSKRGEKGVNQDCCIVWEEFGCQEDMMFCGVFDGHGPWGHFVAKRVCNMMPASLLCNWQEMLVEGSIDQIDKEIDRFNLWQDSFVKTCADVDQDLEQYRKIDSVYSGTTALTAVRQGDHLAVANVGDSRAILATATDDGGLVPVQLTVDFKPNLPQEAERIVECNGRVFCLEDEPGVHRVWLPNEESPGLAMSRAFGDYCIKNFGLISVPQVIQRHITTQDRFMVLASDGVWDVISNEEAVEIVSSTKDKAKSAKRLVDCAIQAWKRKRKGIATDDISAICVFFHNESPSTNQSHTAK, encoded by the exons ATGATGGGGCGTTTTTCGTCAATGTTAGATGGGCTCGCAAGGACGTTTTCAACTTCCAAACGAGGTGCAAATTCGAGTCAATGCGGTGGAAAAGAAGCTGCAGAAGCTATGGCAAAAGACGCAAAGAAGAATGAGATGATCTTAAGATCATCTGGTACTGTCAACGCCAAGGGGTCGAATAATTTTGCTTCCGTTTGCTCGAAAAGAGGCGAAAAAGGAGTGAATCAAGATTGTTGCATAGTGTGGGAG GAATTTGGGTGTCAAGAGGACATGATGTTTTGTGGAGTGTTTGATGGTCATGGTCCGTGGGGACATTTCGTCGCCAAGAGGGTCTGTAACATGATGCCGGCATCATTGCTATGCAATTGGCAAGAAATGCTAGTTGAAGGTTCGATTGATCAGATTGACAAAGAGATTGATAGATTCAATCTATGGCAGGATTCTTTTGTAAAGACTTGTGCTGATGTAGATCAAGATCTAGAGCAATACCGTAAAATCGATTCGGTTTACAGTGGAACCACAGCTTTAACAGCCGTCAGACAG GGTGATCATCTTGCTGTAGCAAATGTTGGAGATTCCCGAGCAATACTCGCTACAGCTACCGATGATGGCGGCTTGGTACCCGTACAACTTACAGTTGATTTTAAGCCAAATCTACCTC AGGAGGCTGAACGGATAGTCGAGTGCAATGGTCGCGTTTTCTGCTTAGAGGATGAGCCCGGTGTGCACCGCGTATGGCTGCCAAATGAGGAATCACCTGGCTTGGCTATGTCACGTGCCTTTGGCGATTACTGTATAAAAAATTTCGGCCTTATTTCTGTTCCTCAAGTCATACAACGACATATAACCACTCAAGACCGATTTATGGTTCTTGCTTCTGATGGG GTATGGGATGTTATTTCAAATGAAGAAGCAGTGGAGATTGTGTCATCAACCAAAGACAAGGCCAAATCGGCTAAACGATTGGTGGATTGTGCGATCCAAGCATGGAAACGCAAGAGAAAAGGGATCGCTACCGATGATATTTCAGCCATTTGTGTTTTTTTTCATAATGAATCTCCCTCAACTAACCAAAGTCATACTGCGAAATAA